In Sphingomonas sp., a single window of DNA contains:
- a CDS encoding acyl carrier protein, whose amino-acid sequence MPNDAIVADIAAMLRHIKRDDNLDIGRETQISPLGIDSLDFVDLMFMIEEKYDISIEFNANTDGTFPFETVGCAAEAVGSLIEQKHQAA is encoded by the coding sequence ATGCCGAATGATGCCATCGTTGCCGACATCGCTGCCATGCTTCGCCATATAAAGCGTGACGATAACCTGGACATAGGTCGGGAAACACAAATATCCCCGTTGGGAATAGACTCGCTGGACTTTGTCGATCTGATGTTCATGATCGAGGAAAAGTACGATATCTCCATCGAATTCAATGCGAATACGGACGGCACGTTTCCGTTCGAGACGGTTGGGTGCGCGGCGGAAGCCGTGGGATCGCTGATCGAACAGAAGCATCAGGCGGCATGA
- a CDS encoding DUF6932 family protein, which produces MSDPLGQFVRACQTINPAASAAGFPPFMAAFQQETPLNSGPYIFDLSAFRTAFGTSPIRQTILADAQAALEVLRSEGMIWHLLLVGGSFIRQGDAPSDLDALVVYSLAPTDAETIARAIHGVRDGLRRYPRVDFKFCPVDVDPIILVKRLLFFSNVFGYDKQSHTLSRGSAMIVPDAIVVGDCTQ; this is translated from the coding sequence GTGTCTGATCCGCTCGGTCAATTCGTTCGTGCGTGCCAGACCATTAATCCGGCTGCCTCGGCTGCCGGCTTCCCACCGTTCATGGCGGCGTTCCAGCAAGAGACGCCGCTGAACAGCGGCCCCTATATCTTCGATCTGTCCGCTTTCCGTACTGCCTTCGGCACCAGCCCGATACGGCAGACGATCCTCGCCGACGCGCAGGCAGCGCTGGAAGTGCTTCGAAGCGAAGGCATGATCTGGCATCTGCTGCTGGTGGGAGGGAGTTTCATCCGGCAGGGCGACGCTCCCTCCGACCTGGATGCGCTGGTTGTCTATTCGCTTGCACCGACGGATGCCGAAACCATCGCGCGTGCTATCCATGGCGTTCGCGATGGTCTGCGGCGCTATCCGCGCGTCGACTTCAAATTCTGTCCGGTAGACGTCGACCCCATCATTCTGGTGAAGCGCCTTTTGTTCTTCTCGAACGTGTTTGGGTACGACAAACAATCGCATACGCTGTCGCGCGGCAGCGCGATGATCGTACCCGATGCGATCGTCGTTGGGGACTGCACGCAATGA
- a CDS encoding beta-ketoacyl-[acyl-carrier-protein] synthase family protein, translated as MISAGGLTLADSWHSVREGRWLLQPASAGYAETAQLLVAEIRGFDPDAHFERREVTTLDPVAQFAVIAAREAVAMAGIDLAQTPPERTRCIVGSGAGGERTHDDASRKVYGEGAARLHPMTVPRIMLSGAASQVALDQKIMGGVFAVSSACASAAHAVGQAFADIRAGVVDVALAGGSESCLSHGCMKAWQALHILSDTGCRPFSLGRRGLVLGEGAAMFVLEAYDVAAARGADILAELIGFGMSCDAGSITAPNAGGMARAIGSALGDAQITADAVDHVNAHGTGTQANDVTECAALRLVFGDRLPHIPVTANKSVLGHALGASGAFELAMSMMSLREQVLPCTAHFESPDPACPIDCIPHASRDAEVTTILSNSFAFGGLNAALLVQRV; from the coding sequence ATGATTTCGGCCGGCGGGCTCACGCTGGCCGATAGCTGGCATTCGGTGCGGGAGGGGCGGTGGCTGTTGCAGCCTGCGTCCGCCGGTTATGCGGAAACCGCGCAACTGCTGGTTGCCGAGATCCGCGGGTTCGACCCGGACGCACATTTCGAGCGGCGCGAGGTGACGACGCTGGATCCGGTGGCGCAGTTCGCCGTGATCGCGGCGCGGGAAGCGGTCGCAATGGCCGGCATCGACCTTGCGCAGACGCCTCCCGAGCGCACCCGGTGCATCGTCGGCTCCGGCGCGGGGGGCGAGCGGACCCATGACGACGCCTCGCGCAAGGTCTATGGCGAAGGGGCGGCGCGCCTCCATCCGATGACGGTTCCGCGGATCATGCTGAGCGGCGCGGCAAGCCAGGTCGCGCTCGATCAAAAGATCATGGGCGGGGTGTTCGCGGTCAGTTCTGCCTGTGCGTCGGCCGCCCATGCGGTGGGGCAGGCATTTGCCGACATTCGAGCCGGCGTCGTGGATGTCGCCCTGGCAGGCGGCAGCGAATCGTGCCTGTCCCATGGCTGCATGAAGGCATGGCAGGCGCTGCACATCCTGTCCGATACCGGATGCAGACCCTTTTCGCTAGGCCGGCGCGGGCTCGTGCTCGGCGAAGGTGCCGCGATGTTCGTCCTCGAGGCATATGACGTGGCGGCTGCGCGCGGCGCCGACATTCTGGCCGAACTGATCGGCTTCGGCATGAGCTGCGATGCCGGGTCCATCACCGCGCCGAACGCGGGGGGCATGGCGCGGGCGATTGGCAGTGCACTGGGCGATGCTCAAATCACTGCCGACGCCGTCGATCACGTCAACGCGCATGGGACGGGCACGCAGGCGAACGACGTCACCGAATGCGCCGCGCTCCGCCTCGTCTTCGGCGATCGTTTGCCACACATTCCCGTCACCGCCAATAAATCGGTGCTGGGGCATGCGCTGGGAGCGTCCGGTGCCTTTGAGCTGGCGATGTCGATGATGAGCCTGCGCGAACAGGTCCTGCCCTGTACCGCGCATTTCGAGTCGCCTGACCCCGCATGCCCGATCGATTGCATCCCGCATGCCTCGCGCGACGCCGAGGTCACGACCATCTTGTCGAACAGCTTTGCCTTCGGAGGGCTCAACGCAGCGCTGCTGGTGCAACGTGTCTGA